The Humulus lupulus chromosome 4, drHumLupu1.1, whole genome shotgun sequence genome has a window encoding:
- the LOC133828842 gene encoding ABC transporter A family member 2-like translates to MKLQCGFPLLLQQFKALFKKNVLLSWRNKRATFIQLFASFFFIFLMFCIQISINIRMSHSTFFKHLADPRPLNSPPIPPCEDNFYVKLPCYDFVWSGNGSARIRRIMSAIMANNPGRPIPSIKVKSFRTAVEVDEWLYRNPMYCYGALHFMERNSSVISYGIQTNSTLLPKRGKFEDPTFKFLIPLHIAAEREISRSLIGVQNYSWAFGFKEFPHPPRNILLGMNTAGSPFSMSTVGPPFFLAVVMFGFVFQMTSLVTEKELKLRQAMTLMGLYDSAYWFSWLVWEGILTFISSLLIVLFGMLFQLDFFLNNSSIVLFFLFFLFQLNMLGFAFMLSTFLSKSTSCTVTGFSIYIAGSSIQFVGVFGFPYMSKFSQLCQIIWSFFPPNLLAKALWLLSDATSSPEDVGISWSGRAMCTPNDEYCVITINDIYNWLLVTFFLWCALAVYFDNIFPNDSGMRKSVFYFLKPAYWIGTGASKVEESDICSCLDSIPQDNHIHPDNEGVLEEENIIKEQIIKGVDNPNIVVQIRGLVKTYHGTTKAGCFKCKKTSPYHALKGIWLNFAKDQIFCLLGMNRAGKTTTFNCLTGITPVTSGDALVYGHSIRSSIGMSKIQKLMGVCPQFDIQWDALSGLDHLHLFAKIKGLPPSSIDSVVERSLAEVRLTKEATVRVGSYSGGMKRRLSVAVALIGDPKLVILDEPTTGMDPIARRHVWDIIKNAKKGRAIVLTTHSMEEAEILSDRIGIMANGRLRCIGTSVRLKSRFGTGFIVNINFNRQIQTPRKDVALSTHDLEAVKQFFKHHLDVCPKEEKKSLLTFSIPHDKETILPDFLTELQDRESKFGITDIQIGLTPLEEVFMNITRQAELENAMTEGRFVTLNLTTSGTSVEIPVGARFVGIPGTESEENSKGIMVEVFWEQDDFGELCISGHSDETPIPHNIESLIPIIAKCSSRKMPGRGVVLDHNMIFNKNFQQ, encoded by the exons ttcatcttcctcATGTTTTGTATCCAAATTTCTATCAATATTCGCATGTCTCATTCCACCTTCTTCAAACACTTGGCTGACCCCAGGCCTCTAAATTCTCCTCCAATACCGCCCTGTGAAGATAACTTCTATGTCAAGCTACCCTGCTATGACTTTGTCTGGAGCGGAAATGGAAGTGCCAGAATTCGCCGCATTATGTCTGCAATCATGGCTAACAATCCAGGAAGGCCAATTCCTTCCATAAAG GTAAAGTCATTCAGAACAGCAGTTGAAGTAGATGAATGGCTTTATAGAAATCCAATGTACTGTTATGGAGCTTTGCATTTCATGGAGAGAAACTCTTCTGTGATTAGCTATGGAATTCAGACTAATTCAACTCTTTTACCAAAGAGAGGAAAGTTTGAAGATCCCACTTTCAAATTTCTAATCCCACTTCATATTGCAGCAGAGCGTGAGATTTCAAGGTCTCTCATTGGAG TTCAAAACTATAGCTGGGCTTTTGGGTTCAAGGAATTTCCACATCCTCCTCGGAATATCCTCTTAGGAATGAATACAGCAGGATCTCCGTTTTCAATGAGCACAGTAGGACCTCCATTTTTCCTTGCAGTGGTTATGTTCGGTTTTGTATTTCAAATGACTTCTTTGGTGACAGAGAAAGAACTAAAACTTCGGCAG GCAATGACTTTGATGGGCCTCTATGACTCTGCATATTGGTTTTCATGGCTAGTTTGGGAGGGAATTCTCACATTTATCTCTTCACTCCTCATAGTGCTCTTTGGCATGCTTTTTCAGCTTGACTTCTTCTTGAACAACAGCTCcattgttttattttttctcttcttcttgtttcaaCTCAATATG CTTGGCTTTGCCTTCATGTTATCAACCTTCCTAAGCAAGTCAACATCATGTACAGTTACCGGTTTCTCAATTTACATCGCTGGCTCTTCCATTCAG TTTGTTGGAGTATTTGGATTTCCATACATGTCTAAATTCTCTCAACTATGTCAAATCATTTGGTCATTCTTTCCACCCAATCTTCTTGCTAAAGCCTTGTGGCTACTCAGTGATGCAACTTCTTCTCCTGAAGATGTCGGCATCAGCTGGAGTGGTCGAGCAATGTGCACTCCCAATGATGAGTACTGTGTGATAACAATT AATGATATATATAACTGGCTGCTAGTTACTTTCTTTCTTTGGTGTGCATTGGCAGTCTATTTCGATAACATTTTCCCAAACGACTCTGGTATGAGAAAATCAGTGTTTTACTTTCTAAAACCTGCATACTGGATAGGAACAGGTGCAAGCAAAGTGGAAG AGAGTGACATTTGTAGTTGCCTAGATTCAATCCCACAAGATAATCATATTCATCCAGATAATGAAGGTGTCCTTGAAGAGGAAAACATTATAAAGGAACAAATTATTAAGGGTGTAGATAATCCAAATATTGTGGTTCAGATACGGGGTCTTGTAAAGACTTATCATGGGACTACGAAAGCCGGTTGCTTCAAATGCAAGAAAACTTCACCATACCATGCTCTCAAA GGTATATGGCTAAACTTTGCAAAAGATCAGATATTTTGTCTACTTGGAATGAATAGAGCAGGGAAGACCACAACATTCAATTGTTTGACTGGAATCACACCTGTGACTAGTGGAGATG CGTTGGTATATGGCCATTccatacgaagctctattggcatgTCAAAAATCCAAAAACTGATGGGGGTGTGCCCTCAG TTTGATATCCAATGGGATGCATTATCTGGTCTAGATCACCTTCATCTCTTCGCAAAAATAAAGGGCCTACCTCCATCTTCAATCGATTCA GTCGTTGAAAGGTCTTTAGCTGAGGTGAGACTCACTAAGGAAGCAACAGTGAGAGTTGGCAGTTATAGCGGAGGAATGAAACGTCGTCTAAGTGTTGCAGTAGCCCTTATTGGTGATCCAAAATTGGTCATCTTAGATGAACCT ACAACTGGTATGGATCCAATAGCAAGAAGGCATGTGTGGGATATTATAAAGAATGCAAAGAAAGGGCGTGCAATAGTCTTAACAACACATTCAATGGAAGAAGCTGAAATCTTAAGTGACCGGATTGGAATAATGGCAAATGGCAGGCTTCGTTGCATTGGAACCTCAGTCAGATTGAAGTCACGATTTGGAACTGGTTTTATTGTTAATATCAACTTCAACAGACAGATACAAACTCCTAGAAAAGATGTTGCTCTTTCTACTCATGATCTTGAGGCTGTGAAGCAGTTctttaaacat CATTTGGATGTTTGCCCGAAAGAAGAGAAGAAATCCCTTTTGACATTTTCTATTCCTCACGACAAAGAGACGATTTTGCCA GACTTTCTGACTGAACTCCAAGACAGAGAAAGCAAATTTGGCATAACAGACATTCAAATTGGCCTCACACCTCTTGAAGAAGTTTTCATGAACATCACAAGGCAGGCAGAACTCGAAAACGCAATGACAGAAGGAAGATTTGTTACTCTTAATCTAACAACATCTGGAACTTCAGTTGAG ATACCGGTGGGAGCTAGATTTGTTGGGATTCCAGGAACTGAAAGTGAAGAGAATTCTAAAGGAATTATGGTTGAAGTTTTCTGGGAACAAGATGATTTTGGTGAGCTCTGCATATCTGGCCACTCTGATGAAACTCCAATACCACATAATATTGAATCATTAATACCAATTATAGCAAAATGTTCTTCAAGGAAAATGCCAGGCCGAGGAGTAGTGCTTGATCACAATATGATCTTCAATAAGAATTTTCAACAATAG